TACTGATGTGGGACCCTGTGCAAGGTCAAGCTGCTCCTATTGGCTGCTGTGCAGAAATTGTTCAGTATCAACGCCTTCCAGATGACCGAATGAAGATTCGGACTTTGGGGCAGCAGCGTTTTCGAGTTATTGAGTACACCCGTGAAAAGCCTTATCGAGTTGGCCTGGTGGAATGGATCGAAGACGCTCCGACAGACGATGACTTGAGACCACTCACTCATGAAGTCGATCAGCTCTTGCGAGATGTTGTGCGTCTTTCGGGCAAACTCACCTCTCAGGAAATTGAGCTGCCGGAAAATATTCCAGATTCTCCGATCGAGCTTTCGTATTGGATTGCCAGCAATCTATATGGAGTTGCTTCTGAGCAACAGACTCTTCTGGAAATGCAGGATACAAAAGCTCGCCTAGAGAGGGAAGCAGAAATTTTGACCTCTACCCGCAATCACCTAGCAGCAAGAACAGTTTTAAAAGATACGTTTCCCGACCCAAATTGAGCCATCGAGACTCAGAAAAAAGGTACTCTCTGAAATTTTTGAGAGGACTATCATGCCTGGATTTGTGAATATGCCAAACCTGAGCAGCAAACTCCTTTTTAAGCCATCGATTTTGCAGGGAAGACTGCATAGCTGCCGAAGATTTTGAGTGTCTCTGTATGAGCCTTCAAAAGCTGCAAGGCTGTTTGCAGCGTCTCATGGTTGGCATCTCCTTCTAAGTCCATGAAAAAGAGATAGTCTCCAAGCGATCGCTTAGTAGGCCTTGACTCGATTCTGCTGAGATTAATATCTCGGTCGGCGAAAATCTGGAGCGGCTGCACAAGAGCACCAGGAATATTAGCCCTGACACTAAAGGCCAAGGAAGTATGGCTCCCACCCGGAGATTCGTTCAAGCCGAGAATCCAAAAACGGGTGCAGTTGTCTGGATAGTCATTAATTGGGCAAGCAATAACCGGTAGATTGTAGAGTTCTGCTGCTCGCTGAGAAGAGATCGCGCCGACGGTTTCATCGTCACCCAGAGATTGCAGCGCTTCAGTTGTGGAGCGCGTTGGGATCAGCTGAACCTGCGGCAAGTGTTTTTCAAGCCAGCCTTGGCACTGGGCTAGAGCCTGGGGATGGGAGTATACCGTTTGAATCGTACTGAGGGTCTTTGAGTGAGACAGAAATGCGTGAACTATCGGCAAGTCAATTGCCTGCTGAATACGCAGATTGTCTAGCTGCCACAAAGTATCGAGGGTCATGGTGACACTGCCCTCAATCGAATTTTCAACAGGAACAACGGCCAGATTAGCTTTGCCCTGAGCAACCGCTTGTAAAGTTTGAGCAATACTGGGGTAGGGGCACAGCAGAGGTAAGGTTTCTTGCTTTTTATTCAGCCAATTTGCCAATAAAAGTGCGGCTGTTTCTGTATAGGTGCCCGTCGGTCCGAGATGAGCGATCGAGAAACTCATAGGATTACAAGTTAGTGGGAATCATTATTCACTAATTTCTCAGAAATCAGAGATGTTGTTGGCAGATTTTCCAGCTGCTTTTTTGTTATGTCTGAAAAGGGCTCCACAGCATTTATACTGCATGAGATAGACTCAGACCTTCTGAGATAAATCGTAAAATTTTATTACAAGCAGACTGCTATTTTCCAGTTTTCCTATGCTCACTCGATTCGCCGCCTCTCAATCTGTTGAATTGGCTGTACCTGAGCAGCCTATTTCTATTGAGCATTATTTGC
This genomic stretch from Geitlerinema sp. PCC 7407 harbors:
- a CDS encoding LON peptidase substrate-binding domain-containing protein — encoded protein: MASSSSIAVRELPLFPLPEVVLFPGRPLPLHIFEFRYRIMMNTILESDRRFGVLMWDPVQGQAAPIGCCAEIVQYQRLPDDRMKIRTLGQQRFRVIEYTREKPYRVGLVEWIEDAPTDDDLRPLTHEVDQLLRDVVRLSGKLTSQEIELPENIPDSPIELSYWIASNLYGVASEQQTLLEMQDTKARLEREAEILTSTRNHLAARTVLKDTFPDPN
- the pheA gene encoding prephenate dehydratase, translated to MSFSIAHLGPTGTYTETAALLLANWLNKKQETLPLLCPYPSIAQTLQAVAQGKANLAVVPVENSIEGSVTMTLDTLWQLDNLRIQQAIDLPIVHAFLSHSKTLSTIQTVYSHPQALAQCQGWLEKHLPQVQLIPTRSTTEALQSLGDDETVGAISSQRAAELYNLPVIACPINDYPDNCTRFWILGLNESPGGSHTSLAFSVRANIPGALVQPLQIFADRDINLSRIESRPTKRSLGDYLFFMDLEGDANHETLQTALQLLKAHTETLKIFGSYAVFPAKSMA